The Mustela erminea isolate mMusErm1 chromosome 6, mMusErm1.Pri, whole genome shotgun sequence genome includes a region encoding these proteins:
- the LOC116592386 gene encoding max-binding protein MNT-like isoform X2 produces MGTLEMHQRLEQLKRGIHRVHLYSQDAKKKKRKPKLKKPEPILLRDRSTSPCLPPALLPPPPLPSPATTMASVVAPSPPVYTMPRVFGPFPPLPSKSMEKLEVARSEVKLNWAGLSSNPKRHMVDLTPLVLNPGGFHFSYLAGSSAHKLHCPDFPWTSACSGSPKTEETPLSPVKASIFTPPVLLKFQPVPRPKDDSENDPSSTESVPPKRGP; encoded by the coding sequence ATGGGTACCCTGGAGATGCACCAGCGCCTAGAGCAGCTGAAGAGGGGGATCCACCGCGTGCACCTCTACTCCCAGGAtgccaagaagaagaaaagaaagccaaaactgAAGAAACCAGAACCCATCCTCTTGAGAGACCGATCAACCTCCCCATGCCTGCCACCAGCCCTGCTGCCACCTCCCCCACTGCCGTCACCCGCCACCACCATGGCCTCCGTGGTGGCCCCATCGCCTCCCGTCTACACTATGCCTAGGGTCTTTGGTCCTTTCCCTCCACTGCCCAGCAAGTCGATGGAGAAGTTGGAGGTTGCAAGGTCAGAAGTGAAACTGAACTGGGCTGGCCTATCATCGAACCCAAAGAGACACATGGTTGATCTGACCCCCTTGGTCCTCAATCCCGGAGGCTTCCATTTCTCGTACCTGGCTGGAAGCAGTGCACACAAGCTCCACTGCCCTGACTTCCCCTGGACCTCGGCTTGTAGTGGCTCCCCCAAGACCGAAGAGACACCACTCTCTCCTGTGAAGGCCTCCATCTTCACCCCGCCTGTCTTGCTCAAGTTCCAGCCTGTGCCAAGACCCAAGGATGACTCTGAGAACGACCCCAGCAGCACAGAGTCTGTGCCTCCCAAGAGGGGCCCATAA
- the LOC116592386 gene encoding uncharacterized protein LOC116592386 isoform X1, whose protein sequence is MEVLDEFDSELPQSVTFCQLISEEDFERQAATYTERALRRLFRSIDRNPALAERVVRKGKLAEYQGRGLLSFLWAKFFCAVQGELNCCNSMGTLEMHQRLEQLKRGIHRVHLYSQDAKKKKRKPKLKKPEPILLRDRSTSPCLPPALLPPPPLPSPATTMASVVAPSPPVYTMPRVFGPFPPLPSKSMEKLEVARSEVKLNWAGLSSNPKRHMVDLTPLVLNPGGFHFSYLAGSSAHKLHCPDFPWTSACSGSPKTEETPLSPVKASIFTPPVLLKFQPVPRPKDDSENDPSSTESVPPKRGP, encoded by the coding sequence ATGGAGGTCCTGGACGAGTTCGACAGCGAGTTACCCCAGAGTGTGACCTTCTGTCAGCTCATCTCCGAGGAGGACTTCGAGAGGCAGGCGGCCACCTACACGGAGCGCGCGCTGCGCCGCCTCTTCCGCAGCATCGACCGCAACCCCGCGCTGGCCGAGAGGGTGGTGCGCAAGGGCAAGCTGGCCGAGTACCAGGGGCGCgggctcctctccttcctctgggccAAGTTCTTCTGTGCAGTTCAAGGGGAGCTGAATTGTTGCAACAGCATGGGTACCCTGGAGATGCACCAGCGCCTAGAGCAGCTGAAGAGGGGGATCCACCGCGTGCACCTCTACTCCCAGGAtgccaagaagaagaaaagaaagccaaaactgAAGAAACCAGAACCCATCCTCTTGAGAGACCGATCAACCTCCCCATGCCTGCCACCAGCCCTGCTGCCACCTCCCCCACTGCCGTCACCCGCCACCACCATGGCCTCCGTGGTGGCCCCATCGCCTCCCGTCTACACTATGCCTAGGGTCTTTGGTCCTTTCCCTCCACTGCCCAGCAAGTCGATGGAGAAGTTGGAGGTTGCAAGGTCAGAAGTGAAACTGAACTGGGCTGGCCTATCATCGAACCCAAAGAGACACATGGTTGATCTGACCCCCTTGGTCCTCAATCCCGGAGGCTTCCATTTCTCGTACCTGGCTGGAAGCAGTGCACACAAGCTCCACTGCCCTGACTTCCCCTGGACCTCGGCTTGTAGTGGCTCCCCCAAGACCGAAGAGACACCACTCTCTCCTGTGAAGGCCTCCATCTTCACCCCGCCTGTCTTGCTCAAGTTCCAGCCTGTGCCAAGACCCAAGGATGACTCTGAGAACGACCCCAGCAGCACAGAGTCTGTGCCTCCCAAGAGGGGCCCATAA